One genomic window of Niveibacterium sp. SC-1 includes the following:
- a CDS encoding DUF1801 domain-containing protein, translating into MKKSEAPDAKSPSELIDGRVEELGDWRGEMLARLRALVKEADPEVVEAWKWRGVPTWEHDGILCTGETYKAAVKMTFAKGASLDDPAGLFNASLDGNVRRAIDFHEGDKLDEKALKALIRAAVALNTTKPRRG; encoded by the coding sequence ATGAAGAAGAGCGAAGCGCCGGATGCGAAGTCCCCCTCGGAGCTCATCGACGGACGGGTCGAGGAACTCGGCGACTGGCGCGGCGAGATGCTCGCGCGGCTGCGCGCGTTGGTGAAGGAAGCCGACCCGGAAGTCGTCGAAGCGTGGAAGTGGCGCGGCGTGCCGACCTGGGAGCACGACGGCATCCTCTGCACCGGCGAAACCTACAAGGCCGCGGTGAAGATGACCTTCGCCAAGGGCGCATCGCTGGACGACCCGGCGGGCCTCTTCAACGCCAGCCTCGACGGGAACGTGCGGCGCGCCATCGATTTCCACGAAGGTGACAAGCTCGACGAGAAGGCGCTCAAGGCGCTGATCCGGGCCGCCGTGGCCTTGAATACGACCAAGCCGCGCCGCGGATGA
- a CDS encoding glycoside hydrolase family 2 TIM barrel-domain containing protein translates to MTDSVAWNDSWVFHREFSTDLRQNARAGEGVRLPHNALDTGLDYFDEKSYQKAFCYQKTFELAGVEAGREVYLHFEGAMADTVVWLNGHEVAAHTDGYTPFRARLTDHLRSGTNLVTVKIDGSENPEIPPFGGQIDYLTYAGLYREVRLECPTALWLRLLKVETRDELQDRKAVRVCVTLDNPRQVAVQGEVEAELLDGEGRVLARERVAVHQQHVELSFSGLEGLDLWTQDAPTLYSLRCTLNTPYGKHVAQTRFGFRTAEFRADGFFLNGRKLKLRGLNRHQSYPYVGYAMGRRAQQKDADILKDVLACNIVRTSHYPQSPYFLDRCDEIGLLVFEEIPGWQHIGGEIWKDRSVANVRAMVERDWNHPSIVVWGVRINESADDSAFYARTNRLARELDPSRQTGGVRYIENSELLEDIYTVNDFVHAASDDWLAVRGVAATALRTPRQVTGLDRDVPYLVTEYNGHMFPTKAIDPEVRQQEHVLRHLDVLDAAYGDPAIAGAIGWCMFDYNTHKDFGAGDRICHHGVMDMFREPKFAAFAYQSQRSTSEGPVLEPVTVWARGEKDRCDAFPLVVLTNCDYVEFQFGEFAPVRIEPDRARYRHLPNAPVIIQQHHIAAKDLGSWGMLWREARIHGYVDGIEVKSVLLCADPVPTTLDVSVDDAELRSDEKDATRIVVRACDQTGRKLAFIDEVLSISISGPGRIIGPALRTFKAGSVAFWVETTGAEGVIEVSLSSERFAPRSVHLAASRGARS, encoded by the coding sequence ATGACTGATTCAGTTGCCTGGAACGATAGCTGGGTCTTCCATCGGGAGTTCTCCACGGACTTGCGCCAGAACGCGCGTGCAGGGGAGGGAGTCCGGCTGCCCCACAACGCGCTGGATACGGGCCTCGACTACTTCGATGAGAAGTCCTACCAGAAGGCGTTCTGTTACCAGAAGACCTTCGAGCTTGCGGGTGTCGAAGCCGGGCGCGAGGTTTATCTGCATTTCGAAGGCGCGATGGCAGACACCGTGGTGTGGCTCAACGGGCACGAAGTCGCCGCCCACACGGACGGCTACACGCCGTTCCGGGCGCGGCTCACCGATCACCTTCGTTCCGGTACCAACCTCGTCACCGTCAAGATAGACGGAAGCGAGAACCCCGAGATTCCTCCCTTCGGCGGGCAGATCGACTACCTCACGTATGCCGGCCTCTATCGCGAAGTGCGGCTGGAATGCCCCACGGCCTTGTGGCTGCGGCTGCTCAAGGTCGAGACCCGCGACGAACTGCAAGACCGCAAGGCGGTTCGCGTTTGCGTGACCCTCGACAATCCGCGGCAGGTCGCCGTGCAGGGAGAGGTGGAGGCCGAGCTGCTGGACGGGGAAGGGCGGGTGCTCGCGCGAGAGCGGGTGGCGGTCCACCAGCAGCATGTCGAGCTCAGCTTTTCCGGCCTGGAGGGACTCGATCTCTGGACGCAGGACGCGCCCACGCTCTACTCCCTGCGATGCACGCTGAACACCCCGTACGGAAAGCACGTCGCGCAGACACGCTTTGGATTCCGCACGGCCGAGTTCCGCGCGGACGGCTTCTTCCTCAATGGCCGCAAGCTCAAGCTGCGCGGGCTTAACCGCCATCAGTCGTATCCGTACGTTGGCTACGCGATGGGACGGCGAGCGCAGCAGAAGGACGCCGACATCCTCAAGGACGTACTCGCCTGCAACATCGTGCGTACCTCGCACTATCCGCAGTCACCGTACTTCCTCGATCGTTGCGACGAAATCGGACTGCTCGTGTTCGAGGAAATTCCGGGCTGGCAACACATTGGCGGAGAGATCTGGAAGGACCGGTCGGTGGCGAACGTTCGCGCCATGGTCGAACGCGACTGGAACCACCCGAGCATCGTGGTCTGGGGCGTGCGCATCAATGAATCCGCGGACGACAGTGCGTTCTATGCGCGCACGAACCGCCTGGCCCGTGAGCTGGACCCCTCACGGCAAACGGGGGGCGTTCGCTACATCGAGAACAGCGAGCTCCTGGAGGACATCTATACGGTCAATGACTTCGTGCATGCCGCGTCCGACGACTGGCTTGCCGTCCGGGGCGTTGCGGCCACGGCGCTGCGGACGCCGCGACAGGTGACGGGGCTGGATCGCGACGTGCCTTACCTCGTCACCGAGTACAACGGCCACATGTTTCCGACCAAGGCGATCGATCCGGAGGTCCGGCAGCAGGAGCACGTGCTGCGGCATCTGGACGTGCTCGATGCGGCTTACGGGGACCCTGCGATCGCGGGCGCGATCGGCTGGTGCATGTTCGACTACAACACGCACAAGGATTTCGGCGCCGGTGATCGTATCTGCCATCACGGCGTGATGGACATGTTCCGCGAGCCCAAGTTTGCGGCCTTCGCCTATCAAAGCCAGCGCAGCACGAGCGAGGGGCCCGTGCTGGAGCCGGTGACGGTGTGGGCAAGGGGAGAGAAGGACCGGTGCGACGCTTTTCCGCTCGTGGTGCTGACGAACTGCGACTACGTGGAATTCCAGTTCGGTGAGTTTGCCCCGGTGCGCATAGAGCCGGACCGCGCGCGATACAGGCATCTGCCCAATGCGCCGGTGATCATCCAGCAGCACCACATCGCCGCAAAGGATCTCGGCAGCTGGGGCATGTTGTGGCGCGAGGCCAGGATTCACGGATACGTCGACGGGATCGAGGTGAAGAGCGTTTTGCTCTGTGCCGATCCGGTGCCGACGACCCTGGACGTTTCCGTTGACGATGCAGAGCTGCGCAGCGACGAGAAGGACGCCACGCGAATCGTCGTGCGCGCGTGCGATCAGACTGGCCGCAAGCTTGCCTTCATCGACGAGGTCCTGAGCATCTCGATCTCCGGACCCGGCCGGATCATCGGCCCCGCGTTGCGGACCTTCAAGGCGGGGTCCGTCGCGTTCTGGGTGGAGACGACTGGCGCGGAAGGCGTCATCGAAGTGTCGTTGTCCAGCGAGCGGTTCGCGCCCCGTTCCGTGCACCTTGCCGCTTCGCGCGGCGCGCGTTCCTAG
- a CDS encoding GGDEF domain-containing protein has translation MRIGVLVNELDGVYQSDLLGGLYRAAADLDVKLLCLPGSELGRNHDYRHELQIAYHMAGRIALAGIVSLTATYTWGASPEEMRRFFGQFGDTPVVSVGNAIPGIPAIKSDNRPGMIELIDHLLHYHRFRRIAFVAGHQFNIDSRERLAVFRERCALAGVEVDEDLILRGDFEHGITCAAIARLIASGKVPEAIVAANDEMGIAALTALTGLGLRVPEDVAVCGFDDLATILYDGPPLSSVQQDVAGQAELALRQLVAHLRSGVSIPAETLLPTRAVVRHSCGCSGLSSALPHALLWQRPASAKEDLMRLRRALQVELEGEAGAFHAGLAEAVARKRVVREPLTDLLTILPVLYRESRERSATEVQRATRILFAEQVWLAGQKGIHTAAQVLERVFPPWLLSDILPRLPSTEFSLGGMLAFLREGLVALGVQNGYLVLFSRLGKVRRWDDCDLPDESQLVLAIRNGAAMSTSDFERFGTTDLLPFPLFDERGAIMYGLLPIFQRGEHYGYLLLDIGTRYNVRVEQLREAIANLVTGTFVIGELDRARELLRQDLDRMSASQEQLVQLAERDELTGLLNRRGFLRRWGEMRQVATLLLVSADMDGLKAINDTWGPAAGDEAIQAFATVLRGCFRSDDLIARFGGDEFVVLTKSFGADTEEQVRERLRKRIAKYNEDAGKTWRLAASLGLVVVEGGQAGPEQSLLDADRKLYDEKRRRKEASLGAAAPSHPESGQAGQGGS, from the coding sequence ATGCGAATTGGTGTTCTCGTCAACGAGCTCGATGGGGTCTATCAGTCCGATCTGCTGGGCGGCCTGTACCGCGCCGCGGCGGATCTGGACGTGAAACTGTTGTGCCTGCCTGGCAGCGAGCTGGGCCGGAACCACGACTACCGCCACGAGCTCCAGATTGCCTATCACATGGCGGGACGCATCGCGCTCGCCGGAATCGTGAGCCTCACCGCCACCTACACCTGGGGCGCATCGCCCGAGGAGATGCGGCGCTTCTTCGGGCAGTTCGGCGACACGCCGGTCGTGAGCGTGGGCAACGCCATTCCCGGGATTCCCGCGATCAAGTCCGACAACCGGCCGGGCATGATCGAACTCATCGACCACCTTCTCCACTATCACCGCTTCCGTCGCATCGCCTTCGTCGCGGGCCACCAGTTCAACATCGACTCGCGCGAACGCCTCGCCGTGTTCCGGGAGCGTTGTGCGCTCGCCGGCGTCGAGGTCGACGAGGACTTGATCCTACGCGGGGACTTCGAGCACGGGATCACCTGCGCGGCGATCGCGCGCCTGATCGCCAGCGGCAAGGTGCCCGAGGCGATCGTCGCCGCCAACGACGAAATGGGCATTGCCGCGCTCACTGCGCTGACCGGGCTGGGGCTGCGCGTGCCCGAAGATGTCGCGGTGTGCGGCTTCGATGATCTCGCCACGATCCTCTACGACGGCCCTCCATTGAGTTCCGTGCAGCAGGACGTGGCGGGCCAGGCCGAGCTTGCCTTGCGGCAGCTCGTCGCCCATTTGCGCAGCGGCGTCTCCATCCCCGCCGAGACCCTCTTGCCGACGCGCGCGGTCGTGCGTCACTCCTGCGGCTGCTCGGGCCTGTCCTCAGCATTGCCTCACGCCTTGCTCTGGCAGAGGCCGGCGAGCGCCAAGGAGGACCTGATGCGCTTGCGCCGGGCCCTGCAGGTCGAGCTGGAAGGAGAGGCGGGCGCCTTCCACGCGGGCCTTGCCGAGGCGGTTGCGCGCAAACGGGTTGTCCGTGAGCCGCTGACCGACCTGCTCACCATCCTGCCGGTGCTCTATCGCGAGTCCAGGGAGCGAAGCGCTACGGAAGTCCAGCGTGCCACCCGGATCCTGTTTGCCGAGCAGGTCTGGCTCGCGGGCCAGAAGGGCATTCACACGGCTGCGCAAGTGCTCGAGCGGGTTTTTCCGCCCTGGCTGCTGTCCGATATCCTTCCGCGCCTGCCGAGCACCGAGTTCTCACTGGGCGGCATGCTGGCCTTCCTGCGTGAAGGCCTGGTCGCACTCGGCGTGCAGAACGGTTACCTCGTCCTGTTCTCCCGCCTGGGGAAAGTGCGGCGCTGGGACGATTGCGACCTTCCGGATGAATCGCAACTCGTGCTCGCGATCCGGAACGGGGCAGCCATGTCGACCTCGGACTTCGAGCGTTTCGGAACGACGGACCTGCTGCCTTTTCCGCTCTTCGATGAACGCGGGGCGATCATGTACGGCCTGCTGCCGATCTTCCAGCGCGGCGAGCACTACGGCTACCTGCTTCTTGACATCGGCACCCGCTACAACGTGCGGGTGGAGCAGCTGCGCGAAGCGATCGCGAACCTCGTGACCGGGACCTTCGTGATCGGCGAACTCGACCGGGCGCGCGAACTGCTGCGCCAGGATCTCGACCGGATGAGCGCGAGCCAGGAGCAGCTCGTCCAGCTCGCCGAGCGCGACGAGCTGACGGGACTTCTCAATCGACGGGGGTTCCTGCGCCGGTGGGGCGAGATGCGACAGGTCGCGACCTTGCTGCTGGTTTCGGCGGACATGGATGGCCTCAAGGCGATCAACGACACCTGGGGCCCTGCGGCCGGCGATGAAGCGATCCAGGCGTTCGCGACCGTGCTGCGTGGCTGCTTCCGTTCCGATGACCTGATCGCGCGATTCGGCGGGGATGAATTCGTCGTCCTCACGAAGTCATTCGGCGCCGATACCGAAGAGCAGGTGCGCGAGCGCCTGCGCAAACGCATCGCCAAATACAACGAAGACGCCGGCAAGACCTGGAGGCTCGCTGCGAGCTTGGGGCTCGTCGTGGTCGAGGGCGGCCAGGCCGGACCGGAACAGAGCCTCCTCGATGCGGATCGCAAGCTCTACGACGAGAAGCGTCGGCGCAAGGAGGCGAGCCTGGGCGCCGCGGCGCCTTCGCACCCCGAATCAGGCCAGGCAGGGCAGGGCGGCTCCTGA
- a CDS encoding carbohydrate ABC transporter permease, whose translation MGKGGAVVRRAAALCLVWGAAILSVFPFVWMVIGATNSSAEITKGRLTPGPELWANFMRLNGQTDLPLIFWNSSKIALLSAILAVIIASLAGYGFEVFRSRFRERLYQLLLITMMVPFAALMIPLFLLSGYLGLIDTHAGVIAPTAASAYLVFYFRQSSKAFPSELREAARVDGLKEWQIFLFIFVPVMRSTFAAAFVIAFLTAWNSFLWPLIVLQSPETKTITLLLSSLGSAYFPDYGVIMVATALATLPTLVVFFAMQRQFVQGLLGSIK comes from the coding sequence ATGGGCAAGGGAGGGGCCGTCGTGCGGCGCGCTGCGGCGCTGTGTCTCGTTTGGGGAGCAGCCATCCTGTCCGTCTTCCCCTTCGTCTGGATGGTGATCGGCGCGACCAACAGTTCCGCGGAGATCACCAAGGGCCGGCTCACGCCGGGGCCGGAACTCTGGGCGAACTTCATGCGGCTCAATGGCCAGACCGATCTGCCACTCATCTTCTGGAACTCATCGAAGATCGCGTTGCTGAGCGCGATCCTGGCCGTGATCATCGCCTCACTGGCGGGCTATGGTTTCGAGGTCTTCCGTTCGCGCTTCCGCGAGCGCCTGTATCAGCTGCTGCTGATCACGATGATGGTGCCCTTCGCGGCGCTGATGATCCCGCTCTTCCTGCTGTCCGGGTATCTGGGCCTGATCGACACCCATGCCGGGGTCATCGCGCCGACGGCGGCTTCGGCCTACCTGGTGTTCTATTTCCGGCAGAGCTCCAAGGCGTTCCCCTCCGAGCTGAGGGAGGCCGCGCGGGTCGACGGACTCAAGGAATGGCAGATCTTCCTGTTCATCTTCGTGCCGGTCATGCGTTCCACCTTCGCGGCCGCGTTCGTGATCGCGTTTCTCACCGCGTGGAACAGCTTCCTCTGGCCGCTGATCGTGCTCCAGTCGCCCGAGACCAAGACGATCACCTTGCTGCTCTCGTCCCTCGGCTCCGCCTACTTCCCCGACTACGGCGTGATCATGGTCGCCACGGCACTCGCGACGCTTCCCACGCTCGTCGTCTTCTTCGCCATGCAGCGCCAGTTCGTCCAGGGGCTGCTCGGGTCCATCAAGTGA
- a CDS encoding LacI family DNA-binding transcriptional regulator encodes MATISEVARRAGVTRATVSNVLRRPEIVKPTTVERVRAAIAEVGYRPNLMARALAEGRSSMVAVILPSITNPFYPQFIRVAERVARHRGYFLMVCNTDENVDTGRAYLDKIAGTLADGVLLLHSGLEGSEIEEMCAQRCPVVLAFEEIAHLSETLPHVLVDFDEAGRVATEHLISMGHTKIAAIAGMGCEGMQFQRLNGYKRTLEAHGLDFSEDRIRYVTDGVGGGYEAAMSLVDGGTDASAIFTTNDLLACGALNALADKGLSVPDDMSVIGLTDIQMASEVRPPLTTVSLRVEEIAHLAINLLLDRIEKRDAGAAVLRAPAPVLVSRASTAPPRTTTGEFPSQR; translated from the coding sequence ATGGCCACAATCAGCGAGGTAGCACGTCGAGCTGGCGTCACGCGCGCCACGGTTTCCAACGTCCTGCGCCGTCCCGAGATCGTCAAGCCGACGACCGTCGAGCGCGTGCGCGCCGCCATCGCGGAGGTCGGCTACCGCCCCAACCTCATGGCGCGCGCGCTGGCCGAAGGCCGCTCGTCGATGGTCGCGGTAATCCTGCCCAGCATCACCAACCCCTTCTATCCGCAGTTCATCCGGGTCGCGGAACGCGTTGCGCGTCATCGAGGGTACTTCCTCATGGTCTGCAACACCGATGAGAACGTCGACACCGGACGGGCGTACCTCGACAAGATCGCGGGCACTCTCGCCGACGGCGTGCTGTTACTCCACAGCGGGCTGGAAGGCTCGGAGATCGAAGAGATGTGCGCGCAACGCTGTCCGGTCGTGCTCGCGTTCGAGGAAATCGCGCATCTGTCCGAAACCTTGCCACATGTTCTCGTCGACTTCGACGAGGCAGGACGGGTTGCCACCGAGCACCTGATCAGCATGGGGCACACGAAGATTGCCGCGATCGCCGGCATGGGCTGCGAGGGCATGCAGTTCCAACGGCTCAACGGCTACAAGCGCACCCTCGAGGCGCACGGACTGGACTTCAGCGAGGACCGCATCCGCTACGTGACCGACGGCGTCGGCGGCGGATACGAAGCTGCCATGTCCCTGGTCGACGGCGGCACTGATGCCTCCGCGATCTTCACGACCAACGACCTGCTCGCCTGCGGCGCACTCAACGCCCTGGCGGACAAGGGTCTGTCCGTGCCGGACGATATGTCCGTCATCGGGCTCACCGACATCCAGATGGCCAGCGAGGTGCGCCCTCCCCTGACGACGGTCAGCCTGCGGGTCGAGGAGATCGCGCACCTCGCGATCAATCTACTGCTCGACCGGATCGAAAAGCGTGACGCTGGCGCCGCCGTGCTCCGCGCCCCGGCGCCAGTACTGGTGAGCCGCGCGTCCACGGCGCCGCCCAGGACGACGACTGGCGAGTTTCCTTCACAACGCTGA
- a CDS encoding extracellular solute-binding protein, whose amino-acid sequence MHQNARFGRLLFAGVVAGVGLLAQAQAKEVTIWAWDPNFNIAIMKEAGARYQAKHPEVTFNIVDMAKADLEQKLQTSLASGMTKSLPDIVLIEDYGAQKYLRAFPGAFAPLAGSVNHAAFASYKVQAMTVDGKAYGVPFDTGVTGLFYRRDYIQKAGYTDKDMQSLTWDKYLEMGKKIEATTGKKLFALDPQDIALIRIMMQSAGRWYFDKDGKLDIKQNPALKAALETEAKFFQQNAFKPTSGWGDWVGATNRGDVATVITGVWITGSIKAEKSQSGKWGVAPIPKLNVPGATQASNLGGSSWYVLSSAKEKAAAIDFLNEIYGKDVDFYQAILQSRGAVGSLLASRAGAAYGQGDPFFAGDKVWQSFSDWLGKVPSVNYGIYTNEADAAVASQLQALAQGAPIDKVLASIHDQLSAQTK is encoded by the coding sequence ATGCATCAGAACGCACGTTTTGGACGTCTGCTGTTCGCGGGTGTCGTGGCGGGAGTCGGTCTGCTGGCGCAAGCGCAGGCGAAGGAGGTCACCATCTGGGCGTGGGACCCGAACTTCAACATCGCGATCATGAAGGAGGCCGGGGCCAGGTATCAGGCGAAGCACCCTGAGGTGACCTTCAACATCGTTGACATGGCCAAGGCCGACCTCGAGCAGAAGCTCCAGACAAGCCTCGCGTCCGGAATGACCAAGAGCCTTCCGGACATCGTGCTCATCGAGGACTACGGTGCACAGAAGTACTTGCGTGCGTTCCCCGGCGCGTTTGCCCCGCTTGCGGGCTCCGTGAACCACGCCGCCTTCGCCTCGTACAAGGTGCAGGCGATGACCGTCGACGGAAAGGCCTATGGCGTCCCGTTCGACACCGGCGTGACAGGCCTCTTCTACCGGCGCGACTACATCCAGAAGGCCGGCTACACCGACAAGGACATGCAGTCCCTCACCTGGGACAAGTATCTGGAGATGGGGAAGAAGATCGAGGCGACGACGGGCAAGAAGCTCTTCGCGCTTGACCCCCAGGACATCGCGCTCATACGGATCATGATGCAGTCCGCCGGCCGTTGGTACTTCGACAAGGACGGGAAACTGGACATCAAACAGAATCCCGCGCTGAAGGCGGCGCTGGAGACGGAGGCCAAGTTCTTCCAGCAGAACGCCTTCAAGCCGACTTCAGGCTGGGGTGACTGGGTCGGCGCCACCAACCGCGGCGACGTGGCCACCGTCATCACCGGTGTGTGGATCACCGGATCGATCAAGGCGGAGAAAAGCCAGAGCGGAAAGTGGGGCGTCGCGCCGATTCCCAAGCTGAACGTTCCCGGGGCAACCCAGGCGTCGAACCTTGGCGGGTCGAGCTGGTACGTGCTCTCCAGTGCCAAGGAGAAGGCGGCGGCGATCGACTTCCTCAATGAGATCTACGGCAAGGACGTCGACTTCTACCAGGCCATCCTGCAGTCGCGCGGCGCCGTCGGAAGCCTGCTGGCCTCCCGCGCTGGCGCTGCCTACGGGCAAGGCGATCCGTTCTTTGCCGGCGACAAGGTGTGGCAGTCCTTCTCGGACTGGCTGGGCAAGGTCCCTTCGGTCAACTACGGCATCTACACGAACGAGGCCGATGCCGCCGTGGCTTCGCAGCTCCAGGCGCTCGCCCAGGGTGCGCCGATCGACAAGGTCCTCGCCTCGATCCACGACCAGCTGAGCGCGCAGACGAAGTAA
- a CDS encoding sugar ABC transporter permease → MTSTASLSRARRFEINGWAFVAPALLLICAFLAYPILQSLWMSLHAGQGALIKFVGFGNVQRLVEDPIFHLALYNTLVFMVVQVPIMIALALVLACCLNMPRLRYRGLLRTAIFLPCVTSLVAYSVLFKSMFAYDGIINASLLWLGLTASPIPWLTDPFWAKVALVVSVTWRWTGYNMIFYLAALQNIDKSLYEAAQIDGIPPYRQFLSITLPLLKPVILFTTVTSTIGSLQLFDEPMNITNGLQSDVTLTLSLYIYKISFRYVPNFGYAATISYVIVVLVGILAALQFLMARERD, encoded by the coding sequence ATGACATCGACGGCATCCCTGTCGCGGGCACGGCGTTTCGAGATCAATGGGTGGGCTTTCGTGGCGCCGGCCCTGCTGCTGATCTGTGCCTTCCTGGCCTACCCGATCCTGCAATCGCTCTGGATGTCGCTGCACGCGGGGCAGGGCGCGCTGATCAAGTTCGTGGGGTTCGGGAATGTCCAGCGCCTAGTGGAAGACCCGATCTTTCACCTTGCGCTCTACAACACGCTGGTCTTCATGGTCGTGCAGGTGCCGATCATGATTGCGCTGGCGCTCGTCCTGGCGTGCTGCCTCAACATGCCCCGGCTGAGGTACCGCGGCTTGTTGAGAACGGCGATCTTCCTGCCGTGCGTCACGTCGCTGGTGGCGTACTCGGTTCTCTTCAAGAGCATGTTTGCCTATGACGGAATCATCAACGCGTCACTGCTCTGGCTGGGCCTGACAGCCAGCCCGATCCCGTGGCTGACCGATCCCTTCTGGGCCAAGGTGGCGCTGGTGGTGTCGGTGACCTGGCGCTGGACCGGCTACAACATGATTTTCTATCTCGCGGCCCTGCAGAACATCGACAAGAGCCTCTACGAGGCCGCGCAGATCGACGGCATCCCGCCGTACAGGCAGTTCCTCTCGATTACGCTGCCCCTGCTGAAGCCGGTGATCCTGTTCACCACCGTGACCTCGACCATCGGGAGCCTCCAGCTCTTCGACGAGCCGATGAACATCACCAACGGACTGCAGTCCGACGTGACCCTCACGCTCTCGCTCTACATCTACAAGATCTCCTTCCGCTACGTGCCCAACTTCGGATATGCCGCGACGATCTCGTACGTGATCGTCGTCCTCGTCGGCATCCTCGCCGCCTTGCAGTTCCTCATGGCAAGGGAGCGCGACTGA
- the ugpC gene encoding sn-glycerol-3-phosphate ABC transporter ATP-binding protein UgpC yields MVDVRMQDVRKSFDGVDVIKGIDLDIRSGEFMVFVGPSGCGKSTLLRMISGLEEISSGQILIDGSVVNDVDPSARGIAMVFQNYALYPHMSVAENLSCALRFGGTAKDEIARRVKGVSEILGLDALMNRRPRALSGGQRQRVAIGRAIVRDPKVFLFDEPLSNLDAELRVHMRVEIARLHRDLKATMVYVTHDQTEAMTLADRIVVMRAGQVEQVGAPLEVYDNPANLFVAGFIGSPKMNFLQGVIAEVQGNRVVVQLPQFDSSRIGLSLEHPAVKVGEPVTVGIRPEHFGPDGDGVFQVSIDMLEHLGGSTFAYARSAAGASLVLEARGGRGLRQGQPLDARFDTRRTLLFNERGNRLQ; encoded by the coding sequence ATGGTCGACGTGCGCATGCAGGATGTGCGGAAGAGTTTCGATGGCGTCGATGTCATCAAGGGCATCGACCTCGATATCCGTTCCGGCGAGTTCATGGTGTTTGTCGGCCCGTCGGGATGCGGGAAGTCGACGCTGCTTCGCATGATCAGCGGGCTGGAGGAAATCAGTTCGGGACAGATTCTCATCGACGGCAGCGTGGTCAATGACGTCGACCCCTCCGCACGTGGCATCGCGATGGTCTTCCAGAACTACGCGCTGTATCCGCACATGTCCGTGGCCGAAAACCTGAGCTGCGCACTGCGCTTCGGCGGGACGGCGAAGGACGAGATTGCCCGTCGGGTCAAAGGAGTTTCGGAAATCCTGGGACTGGATGCCCTGATGAACAGGCGACCCAGAGCGCTTTCCGGCGGCCAGCGACAGCGCGTGGCGATCGGGCGTGCCATCGTGCGCGATCCGAAGGTGTTCCTCTTCGACGAGCCGCTGTCCAATCTCGACGCGGAACTCCGGGTGCACATGCGGGTGGAGATCGCGCGCCTGCATCGGGACCTGAAGGCCACGATGGTCTACGTCACCCACGACCAGACCGAAGCGATGACGCTTGCCGACCGCATCGTGGTCATGCGCGCGGGCCAGGTCGAGCAGGTCGGCGCGCCGCTGGAGGTCTATGACAACCCCGCGAATCTGTTCGTGGCCGGGTTTATTGGTTCGCCCAAGATGAACTTCCTGCAGGGCGTGATCGCCGAGGTTCAGGGCAACCGGGTCGTCGTGCAACTGCCGCAATTCGATTCGAGCCGAATCGGGTTGTCGCTGGAGCACCCTGCTGTGAAGGTTGGCGAGCCGGTGACAGTGGGTATCCGTCCCGAGCACTTCGGCCCGGATGGCGATGGTGTCTTCCAGGTCAGTATCGACATGCTGGAGCATCTGGGCGGCAGCACTTTCGCGTACGCGCGCTCGGCTGCCGGTGCTTCTCTGGTACTGGAGGCGCGCGGGGGCAGGGGCCTCAGGCAAGGGCAGCCACTGGACGCGAGGTTCGATACGCGCCGGACCCTGCTGTTCAACGAACGCGGCAACCGGCTTCAATAG